Proteins from one Gossypium raimondii isolate GPD5lz chromosome 8, ASM2569854v1, whole genome shotgun sequence genomic window:
- the LOC105791732 gene encoding serine/threonine-protein kinase-like protein At3g51990 codes for MGYLSCKAESAVSVISAAKTTQNSSSKAAAADKQEKSIKIQQFDYCDLEAATKGFSDQRLLGKGSHGAVYKAVLRGRHVAIKRPSSRNQETNQEADNEIDILSTIRSPRLVNLLGFSNDAKHRLLVVEFMSNGTLYDVLHSNSSRPLNWGRRIRLALQVAKALETLHSQKPPIIHRDVKSANVLIDRNFNARLGDFGLALRCGVDDYRLRSTPPAGTIGYLDPGYVTPDNLSTKTDVFSFGILLLEIISGRKAIDVAHSPPSIVDWAIPLVKKGNIVAVYDPRILPPKDPIVRKQLAVIAAKCVRSCRERRPAMKEVVGWLTGLSKLVPFHSWNGFNNPCMMVETVGRPVDFRNAQENLDAVHGTLAAKDSRRVYSDLGFRSNLMELMGITSIDGEASHRFGNKSYGNQVKSRKKNVGNEKGGFGLRRNHSAGESCELFSGKGDGFSQPSFSSRAVGDM; via the coding sequence ATGGGTTACCTTTCTTGCAAAGCAGAATCGGCAGTCTCTGTAATCTCCGCCGCCAAAACGACCCAGAATTCATCTTCGAAAGCTGCCGCCGCCGACAAGCAGGAAAAATCCATCAAGATCCAACAGTTTGATTACTGCGACCTTGAAGCAGCCACCAAGGGCTTCTCTGACCAAAGGCTTCTAGGCAAAGGTAGCCATGGTGCTGTCTACAAGGCTGTTCTCAGGGGACGTCACGTTGCCATCAAGAGACCGTCTTCGAGGAACCAAGAAACCAACCAAGAAGCCGATAACGAGATCGATATCTTGTCAACGATTCGGAGTCCCAGATTGGTTAATCTTCTTGGCTTTTCTAACGACGCTAAACATCGGTTGTTGGTTGTTGAATTTATGAGTAATGGCACATTGTATGATGTTCTTCACTCTAATTCTTCAAGGCCTTTGAATTGGGGTCGAAGAATTCGATTAGCTTTGCAAGTTGCCAAAGCCTTAGAGACACTTCACTCACAAAAACCTCCAATTATCCATAGGGATGTTAAATCTGCTAATGTGTTGATTGATAGGAATTTCAATGCAAGACTGGGTGATTTTGGGTTGGCACTTAGGTGTGGTGTTGATGATTACAGGCTTAGATCAACCCCACCAGCTGGTACCATTGGGTATCTTGATCCAGGTTATGTGACCCCTGATAATTTGAGTACAAAAACTGATGTTTTTAGCTTTGGGATCTTGTTGTTAGAGATTATAAGTGGTAGGAAAGCTATTGATGTAGCACATTCACCACCTTCTATTGTTGATTGGGCAATCCCTCTTGTAAAGAAAGGGAATATTGTTGCTGTTTATGATCCAAGGATTTTACCTCCTAAGGATCCTATAGTTAGGAAGCAATTGGCTGTCATTGCAGCTAAATGTGTGAGGTCTTGTAGGGAGCGTCGCCCTGCAATGAAAGAGGTGGTCGGTTGGTTAACTGGGTTAAGCAAATTGGTTCCTTTTCATTCATGGAATGGTTTCAACAATCCATGTATGATGGTGGAAACAGTGGGGCGTCCGGTCGATTTTAGAAATGCCCAGGAGAACTTGGATGCAGTGCATGGTACCTTGGCTGCCAAGGACTCGCGCAGAGTCTATTCTGATTTAGGCTTTAGGAGTAACTTGATGGAACTTATGGGCATCACCAGCATTGATGGGGAGGCCAGCCATAGATTTGGTAACAAAAGCTACGGTAACCAAGTAAAGAGCCGAAAAAAGAATGTTGGAAATGAGAAGGGTGGTTTTGGTTTGAGGAGGAATCATTCAGCTGGTGAAAGCTGTGAACTGTTTTCAGGGAAAGGCGACGGGTTTTCTCAACCTAGTTTCAGTTCTCGGGCTGTAGGTGACATGTAG